Proteins from a single region of Trichoderma asperellum chromosome 3, complete sequence:
- a CDS encoding uncharacterized protein (BUSCO:EOG092D4GR9), whose protein sequence is MKAIIQRVLSASVTVEKHLVSSIGRGVLVFAAVAPGDTEKEADSLANKVVKMKLWDDEDGGRWKRSVTDIEGEVLCVSQFTLLAKTKKGTKPDFHGAANPEEASRLYHYFVQKVKDLYLADRVKDGKFQAMMEVALVNDGPVTLELQAGAPVSER, encoded by the exons ATGAAGG CAATCATTCAGCGCGTGCTTTCTGCGTCCGTGACGGTGGAAAAGCATCTGGTGTCATCCATTGGCCGTGGAGTGCTGGTATTTGCGGCCGTTGCGCCGGGAGacacagaaaaagaagccgATTCATTAGCGAACAAGGTTGTCAAGATGAAGCTTtgggatgacgaagacggtGGCCGG TGGAAAAGGAGCGTCACAGACATTGAGGGCGAGGTGCTGTGCG TATCACAATTTACTCTGCTAGCAAAAACCAAAAAGGGCACCAAGCCCGATTTCCATGGCGCAGCAAACCCCGAAGAAGCGAGCCGCCTGTACCATTACTTTGTACAAAAGGTCAAGGACCTCTATCTGGCGGATCGAGTCAAGGACGGCAAGTTTCAGGCCATGATGGAAGTTGCTCTTGTCAACGATGGGCCG GTTACTTTGGAGCTCCAGGCCGGAGCTCCCGTGTCTGAAAGGTAG